GAACAGAGATGGGACCGCAAGCATCTTTGCGTCATTTGCGTATGGCTCCTCGTAAGGTTCGTTTAGTAATTGATATGATTCGCGGCAAACAAGTTGAAGACGCATTAAATATTTTAACGTTTTCAAAAAAATCAGCAGCTCGACCTGTGGCTAAACTGCTAAAGAGTGCTGTGGCAAATGCTGATGTTAAAGGTGGCTTCAATCTTGACCGTTTGCTGGTCGATACAGTTACAGTCGACGAAGGCCCAACTTTGCGACGATGGTTGCCGCGAGCAATGGGCAGAGCGACTCGTATTCATAAGCGTACTAGTCACGTCACGCTTATATTGGTCGAAGGAAAGTAAAGGGACGAACTCATGTATTGTTATATTAACTGTAACAAGCAGCGCCTGAGAGGATAAGGTTTTTTAATGGGTCAGAAAACACATCCAGTAGGTTTTCGCCTTGGTGTCATTCGTGGCTGGGATTCGAAATGGTACGAAGAGAGGCTATATTCGGCATGGTTACACGAAGACATTAAAATTCGAGATTATGTAAAACGTAAACTCTCGGGTGCAGGTATAAGCAAAGTCGAGATAGAACGAGCGGCTGCCAAAGTAAAAGTATCTATTTTTACACCAAGACCTGGCATCGTTATTGGTAAAAAGGGTGTCGGAATTGAGCAGCTCAAAAAAGAAATTCAGATCCTTACGGGAAGTGAAGTGTTTGTGAATATTCATGAAGTTCGTAAGGCTGAAATTGATGCTCAATTAGTTGCAGAAAATGTTGCTATGCAGCTAGAGAGACGTGTCGCTTTTAGACGAGCAATGAAAAAGGCTGTACAAACAGCATTAAAATTCGGCGCAAAAGGTATTCGTATTGCTTGTAAGGGTCGTCTCGGCGGCGCTGAAATGGCTCGTTATGAATGGTATCGCGATGGTCGTGTACCGTTGCATACTTTAAGAGCAGATATTGATTATGGATTGGCTGAGGCTCGCACGACTTACGGTGTGATCGGCGTTAAATGTTGGATTTTCAGAGGTGAAGTACTTCCAGGCACTTCAACATAAACAAAAAAGCCAAACAAGCATAGGAAGCTAAAGACATGTTGTCACCAGCGAAAATGAAGTATCGCAAACACCAAAAGGGCCGTATTCGCGGTACAGCGCTACGCGGCGGCAGCGTTTCTTTTGGTGAATGGGGTCTACAAGCGCTTGAAGCTGCTTTTCTGACACAACGCCAATTAGAAGCCGGTCGTATTGCTATGACTCGCCATATTAAACGAGGTGGTCGTATTTGGATACGAGTATTTCCTGATAAACCAATTACCTCAAAGCCAGCTGAAACACGTATGGGAAAAGGTAAGGGTAGTCCAGAATATTGGGTTGCAGTTATTAAGCCCGGTCGGATTTTATACGAAATGCAAGGTGTTACTGAAGAAATTGCCAAAGAAGCATTCCGCTTAGCATCGCATAAATTGCCATTCGCAACGCGTGTAATTCGTAGAGCGGATTAGGAGTAAGCTATGGCTAAAGCTAATCAGATAGCTGCCAAAGAGTTGCGCGAGCGCGGCAAAGCCGAACTCGAATCATTGTTGGTTAGCAAAACAGAAGAGCTGCAAAAAGTTCGATTCAAGCATGCGCTTGGACAATTACGAACAACTCATACTTTATTGGCGTTGCGGCGAGAGATCGCCCGTATCACCACAATTATGCATGAACAAAGCGTTAAACCGAGTTTAGATGCGAGTAAAGGAACATAAATTATGATTAGCGCTGACCCTACAAATAAAGAGCCAACGGCGCCTAAAGCCTCTCCCAAACTGAGGCAAGGTAAGGTTGTTAAGGCTAAGATGCAGAAAAGCGTAGTAGTAGAAGTAACTAGACGTGTTAAGCATCCAAAGTATGTGAAATATGTTAACGAACGAGCTTGCTATTTAGCTCATGATCAATCAGGCGAATGTAAAGCTGGAGATATAGTCATTATCGAAGAAACGCGACCAATCTCTAAGCTGAAGAGATGGCGTATCAAGGAGATTGTGCAGCGCGAGACGAGCGTTTAACCAAACGCTTATGGACGCGAAGCAGCTTTTTCGGTTTTATAGCCGTATATAGCTTAGCCTCGCGATAGGACGGAGTGAACAATGATTCAGATGCAGACAGTGCTCGATGTTGCTGATAACTCGGGTGCAAAAAAAGTCATGTGCATCAAGGTATTGGGAGGATCGAGACGACGATACGCCACTATTGGTGATATCATTGTCGTGGCGATTCGAGAAGCTCTCCCAAATGCAAAAGTTAAAAAAGGCGATGTAGCTCGTGCAGTTATTGTACGTACTGCTAAAGAAGTAAGGCGCGCTGATGGTAGCTACATTCGCTTTGATAACAATTCTGCGGTGTTGGTGTCTGCACAAGGTGAACCAGTAGGTACTCGTATCTTCGGTCCAGTTGCGCGAGAGCTTAGGCAGAAAAAATTTATGAAAATTATTTCACTTGCGCCGGAGGTATTGTGATGGCGCGTCATGTTCGTAAAGGTGATTTAGTTGCTGTTATAGCTGGTAAATACAAGGGTCAGCGAGGCAAGATCCTTGAAGTACTAGTTGATAAAGACCGAGTACGTATTGAAGGTATTGCTCCTATCAAACGGCATCTAAAAGCAGGTCGTGATCCAAAAATTCCCCAAGGTGGAATAATTGACAAATTTGGAACAGTACATATTTCGAATGTACTTCCAATCGATCCCCAAAGTAATAAACCAACACGTGTTGGTTATAAAAAGCTCGAGGATAATCGCAAAGTGCGTGTGGCACGCCGGAGCGGAGAAATTCTATCTGAGGCTAAGCAATAGCGAGATCTATTATGGCAAAGGACACTCAAAAAAAAGACGAAGCCGGTGCTAAATCTAAGGCTACAAGCAGCGCCAAAAGTGGTGGTGCTAAAAAAGCCAAAGGTGAAGCTGTAAAAGCCAAAGGCGCGGATAAAAAGCAGTCTAAATCTGCAAAGAGCGCTTCTCAACAGCCTGCAAGAGAAGCTCCACCACCGCGATTATTAATACGCTACCGCAATGAAATTGTGCCAAATCTTGTCAAAGAACATGGCTACAAGAATGTTATGCAAGTACCGCGTATTACCAAAGTTACAATAAATATGGGCCTTGGTGAAGCAGTTAGTAATCCCAATGCGGTAACTACCTCAGTTGAGGAATTAGGACAGATTGCAGGTCAAAAAGCAGTAGTAACGAGAGCGCGAAAATCGATTTCTAATTTCAAGTTACGTGTTGGTCTTTCTATCGGATGTATGGTTACCTTACGTAACGCTCGCATGTGGGAGTTTTTAGATCGCTTAATGAATATCGCGATACCACGTGTACGTGACTTTAAAGGCGTTAGTGGTCGTGCATTTGATGGCAGGGGAAATTATTCGCTTGGTATTCGTGAGCAAATAATTTTTCCAGAAATTAATTATGACAAAGTAGATAAGGTGAGAGGCATGAACATCACTATTACTACTACTGCAAAAAACGATAAAGAAGGTAAGGCATTGCTAAAACATCTTGGCATGCCTTTCCGTAACTAAAGCGTAGGGTAAAGAGGAAACCATGGCGAAAACATCAAAAATGGTGATGGCAACACGCAAACCTAAGTTTAAGGTTCGCGGTCACTCACGCTGCCCTTTGTGTGGAAGACCACGTGCATATTTGCGCAAATTTAATATGTGTCGTATTTGTTTCCGCAATCGTGCACTAGGTGGCGAAATACCAGGGGTTATAAAAGCTAGTTGGTAGTTCACAAACTTGCACAATGAATATTTAAGGAAATGGTCCCGCAGCAGGTCGACACGGGCGAAACGGTTGTGGTGACTTTAAAGGAGAGAAAATTATGCATAGTGACCCGGTATCAGATATGTTGACGCGTATTCGTAATGGTGGAAGAGCTCGTCATGAACGAATCGATATATCATTTTCATCATTGAAACTACGTATTGCTGAAGTTTTAAAACAAGAAGGTTTCATTGAAGACTTTCGCAGTATTTCTGGAAAAACGCCTGGGCAAGGTGTCATTGAAATCGAGCTAAAATATGACTACTTAAGAGCTCCGGTGATTATTGGTCTTAAGCGTGTATCACACCCAAGTGCTCGTCAGTATTTAGGAGTTGCTGATCTGAATAAGGTTCGTAACGGCCTTGGTATTCTTATCCTGACTACACCCAAAGGGGTCATGACTGATCGTGCTGCACGTCAAGCGCGGGTCGGTGGTGAAGTACTCTGTGCTGTTTGGTAGCTTTAAGCATAACGCACGATTAGCGAGAAAGGCTATAGGTTAAGTCATGTCACGCATTGGACGCAAGCCGGTACAAGTACCGGATAAGGTTAAAATTGAATTAAAAGATAAAGTACTTCATGTTGAAGGACCGTTGGGCAAACTTGATGCGATTATTCCAGCTGGTATGTCAGTAAAAGTTGAGAATGGAGAAGCTAAAGTTAGCAGACCTGATGATGCTCGTAATAATCGTGGTTATCAAGGTTTAGTTCGTGCTTTGTTGCAGAATATGGTTATTGGTGTAACCAAAGGTTATGAGCGCGGTTTAGAAATTAACGGTGTCGGTTATAAAGCTGAATTAAAAGGCGATACTGTAACTTTTATATTAGGGTACACTCATTCTATAGAGCTAAAGATACCTAAAGGAATTGAATGTATCGTTGACAAAGCTCAAACTAAGGTAACTATCAAAGGTATTGATAAGCAATTAGTTGGGCAAATTGCCGCTCAGATAAGAAGCTATAAAAAACCCGAACCATATCAAGGCAAGGGTGTTAAGTATGCTGGCGAGGTGATTCGTCGTAAGGTTGGTAAGACCGGGGCGAAGTAGTAGTTAGTAACTGCGTTGCGAGGCGTGCGTGAATAAAGTGCGCATATCCTGAATATAGCGTGGTGAATAGGAGATAGGCGATGGGTATTGGTAGGAAGCTCGTGGGACGTGAACGTCGTCACGTGCGCATCCGCAAGAAGGTGTTTGGAACTAGTGAACGTCCACGGTTCAATATTTTCCGAAGCGCCAAACATATTTATGCTCAAATTATCGATGATGTTAATGGAAATACTTTAGTTTCGTCATCGACAATGTCAAAAAGCCTTCGTGGACAAGTGACTGGTAAAAAGGTTGAGCAAGCCAAGGCAATAGGAATGGCTGTTGCAGAGGCTTGCAAAGCAAAGAACATAGAGACCGTCGTTTTCGATCGCGGCGGATATCGTTACCATGGCCGCGTTAAAGCGATTGCCGAAGGTGCCCGCGAGGGCGGCCTTAAGTTCTGAGGAGTGCCTTTCTATGGCCGAGAGAACTAACAAAATGTCTGGACCTAGTGATGAGCGTGGTGAGGGCGAGATCGTTGATCGACTCGTGCATCTCAATCGTGTTGCTAAAGTTGTCAAAGGTGGCCGTCGTTTTTCCTTTAGTGCATTAGTCGTTGCCGGTGACAGCAATGGAAAAGTTGGGGCTGGTTTAGGAAAAGCTAACGAAGTACCTGAGGCTATTCGTAAAGGTTTCGAACAAGCTAAGAAAAATATGTTTGCTGTACCTATTAGTAATGGTTCGATTCCTCATGAAGTAATAGGGACTTATGGGGCTGGCCAAGTTGTATTACGTCCAGCTTCAGAAGGTACTGGTGTTATTGCTGGTGGTGCGGTGCGCGCAGTTGTGGAATCAGCCGGAATTCGTAATGTCTTGTCAAAAAGTATTGGCAGCAGAAATCCACATAATGTTGTTAAAGCAACAATTGATGCACTTAAACAGCTACGGTCTATAGAAGAAACTGCTAAGCGGCGTGGCCTTAATGTAGAAGTGTTACAAAGCAAAAGTGCGGCGCAGGCCTAGTTTAGGTGCTCGGATGTAACTTCTGTTAGAGCACGGCTATAAGGAGGATAATTATGGGTGCAATGAGACATTTTGAAGTAAAGCTCAAGCGCTCTGCTTATCATTGGCCAAAAAGCCAATGCGAGACATTAAAAACTTTAGGTCTCACTAAATTTGGTAAAACAGTATATCTCAAAGACACCCCAGCAGTTCGGGGAATTTTATATAAGGTGGTTCATGCTATAGAGGTAGCAGCTCATGATGGACCACCACCAAAATCTCATCGCCAACAGCGATTAAGAGGGTGTACCTAAATGTCTCCCGTCGATCTTCACAAAATCCACTACTTATGGCTCACGTACTCGCAAAATTCTGCTTGCGACTTGCCACTAGCAAGCCTCAGCATGATTTTCCTGCGCGCACGGTCCTCGTTACGTGGCTTTTGTGAATCTCTCAGTCCAACTTTTAGGTACACCCCCTAGAAGGTTGCAACCGTTTAAGGTGTAAAGGAGTAAGCGAGAATGCGACTCGATAATCTCTCGGCGCCAGTAGGCGCTAACAAAAAACGTAAACGTGTAGGTCGTGGCGAGAGTTCAGGTTACGGAAAAACCGCAGGACGTGGTGGCAAAGGACAAACCGCGCGTACTGGCAAAGGCAAACCAGGTCGTGGCTTTGAAGGTGGTCAAATGCCCATGTACCGTCGTATGCCAAAACGTGGATTTATTCCTCCGTTTGCTAAAAGATGGATTGAGATCAATATCGATATGTTATCTGCCTATTTTAAAAGTGGCGATAATGTTGATATTACCAAGGTAGTAAATGCTGGCTTAGCTAGCAAAAATGCTGATGGATTAAGAGTTATTGGTAGAGGTGATTTAGGCCATGCTCTTACTGTTACAGCAAACCATTTTAGTGCTACCGCTAAACAGAAAATTGAGGCAGTAGGCGGACAGGCAATAGAGTTACCCCCAAAAGTAAAGTTTATGCGTTCCAAGCATACTAAAAATAGCAAAGCCTAAAGCTCTCAACTATGACTCAAAAGGAGTCTGTTTACGAAAATTAGATTAATAATAAAGTGAAGCAAAAATGAAGACAGCAAAGGTCAAGCTCAATTAGCTAACTTGCGACGTCAGTATTGCGTCGGGGAGTTGAAAAAGTGGCATCAGGATTCTGGAACATAGGCAAAGTACCAGAGCTGCGCAAGCGCATTCTTTATACCGTTGCAATACTTGCAATATATCGAATCGGGATTTTCATTTCGGTTCCAGGAGTTAATCGAGTCGAATTAGGAAAAGCCTTCAAGCAGTTAGAAGGTACCCTATTTGGCTTCATTAACATGTTTTCAGGAGGCGCATTCGAGCAAGCAAGTATATTTGCTTTAGGGATTATGCCTTATATTTCAACTTCGATTATTATGCAGCTTTTAACTGTTGTTATTCCGACATTAGAAAGACTGCAGAAAGAAGGCGAACAAGGCCGTCGTAAAATAAATCAATATACAAGGTACGGTACTATTATATTATCTATAATTCAGGGTTCAACTATCGCTAGTTATTTATCAAATAATCCATCGGGATTACAGGTTGTCAATGAGCCAGGTGCAAGTTTTTATCTCATCACTATTCTTACTCTAACGGCCGGTACGGTTTTCATTATGTGGCTTGGTGAGCAAATCACTGAGAGAGGAATAGGTAATGGTATTTCTTTAATAATTTTTGCCGGTATCGTGGCGCAGTTACCATCAGGTGTTGTTAACACATGGGAATATCTACAAGGGAATATTATTCAGCCTGTAACGATGATGTTTGTCTTGGGTATTATCTTATTAGTAATAGCGATAATTATATTTTTTGAACAAGCTCAACGACGTATACCAGTGCAATATGCAAAAAGACTTGTAGGTAAACATACATACGCTGGGCAATCTACACATTTGCCACTTAAAGTTAATGCTTCAGGGGTTATTCCGCCAATATTCGCATCTACATTGCTAACATTACCAGCTACGTTAGCTAATTTTATACCGGGAGGGTATTTAGACAAGGTTCAAGAGTTCTTTCGTATGGATGCATGGTTTTACAATACGGCATACGTACTCTTAATTATTTTCTTTTGTTACTTTTATACCGCCATTACTTTTAACCCAGTTGACGTAGCAGATAACATGAAAAAATATGGCGGGTATATTCCAGGAATAAGGCCAGGTAAAAAAACTGCTGAATATATTGATTTTGTCTTATCTCGTATTACATTCGGTGGAGCTTTATATTTGTCGGCAGTCGCAGTATTACCAACAATTTTAATTAGTACATTTAAGGTGCCATTTTATTTTGGTGGTACTGGTTTACTAATCGTTGTTGGTGTAGCACTTGATACTGTGCGACAGATCGAAAGTCATCTGATCACTCGTCATTATGATGGTTTTGCTGGTTCACGTGGCCCACGTATTCGTGGCCGTCGTTAATCTCAAATATAAATTGTTTGCAAGATTAGCCGCACAAATAATCTAGCCATTGTTTTTTGTAAGTATATCATTTTAAAATAATCTGCACAAAAGTTTATCTGGCTTTAGGAGAATAATGTGAAACGTAGCCGACGTGAAATAATATTAAAATCTCCTCGTGAAATTGAAATAATGCGTGTGGCTAATATTCATGTTGCAGAAATTCTTAACTTAATGTTTGAAGCAATTACACCTGGTATTTCAACTTGGGAAATCGATCGTATTGCTAGAACTGCACTTAAAAAGCGGGGATTACGAAGCCCGTTTTTAGGATATCATGGATTTCCTGCTGTAGCTTGTATATCTATAAATGAAGAAATTGTGCACGGAATACCTAAAAAAAGTCGTTTATTAAAAGATGGAGATATTGTTAGTATTGATTTTGGTGTGGTCTATGATGGATATGTTGGTGATAGCGCTAAAACAGTACCTGTTGGAACGGTTAGTCAAGAAGCTCAGAGATTAATGCAGGTAACTCAAGAATCATTGGAATTAGCTATTGAGAAATGTACTCCAGAATGTCGTTTATCCG
This genomic interval from Deltaproteobacteria bacterium contains the following:
- the rpmC gene encoding 50S ribosomal protein L29, which produces MAKANQIAAKELRERGKAELESLLVSKTEELQKVRFKHALGQLRTTHTLLALRREIARITTIMHEQSVKPSLDASKGT
- the rpsC gene encoding 30S ribosomal protein S3, which encodes MGQKTHPVGFRLGVIRGWDSKWYEERLYSAWLHEDIKIRDYVKRKLSGAGISKVEIERAAAKVKVSIFTPRPGIVIGKKGVGIEQLKKEIQILTGSEVFVNIHEVRKAEIDAQLVAENVAMQLERRVAFRRAMKKAVQTALKFGAKGIRIACKGRLGGAEMARYEWYRDGRVPLHTLRADIDYGLAEARTTYGVIGVKCWIFRGEVLPGTST
- the secY gene encoding preprotein translocase subunit SecY, translated to MASGFWNIGKVPELRKRILYTVAILAIYRIGIFISVPGVNRVELGKAFKQLEGTLFGFINMFSGGAFEQASIFALGIMPYISTSIIMQLLTVVIPTLERLQKEGEQGRRKINQYTRYGTIILSIIQGSTIASYLSNNPSGLQVVNEPGASFYLITILTLTAGTVFIMWLGEQITERGIGNGISLIIFAGIVAQLPSGVVNTWEYLQGNIIQPVTMMFVLGIILLVIAIIIFFEQAQRRIPVQYAKRLVGKHTYAGQSTHLPLKVNASGVIPPIFASTLLTLPATLANFIPGGYLDKVQEFFRMDAWFYNTAYVLLIIFFCYFYTAITFNPVDVADNMKKYGGYIPGIRPGKKTAEYIDFVLSRITFGGALYLSAVAVLPTILISTFKVPFYFGGTGLLIVVGVALDTVRQIESHLITRHYDGFAGSRGPRIRGRR
- the rplO gene encoding 50S ribosomal protein L15; the protein is MRLDNLSAPVGANKKRKRVGRGESSGYGKTAGRGGKGQTARTGKGKPGRGFEGGQMPMYRRMPKRGFIPPFAKRWIEINIDMLSAYFKSGDNVDITKVVNAGLASKNADGLRVIGRGDLGHALTVTANHFSATAKQKIEAVGGQAIELPPKVKFMRSKHTKNSKA
- the rplN gene encoding 50S ribosomal protein L14, with protein sequence MIQMQTVLDVADNSGAKKVMCIKVLGGSRRRYATIGDIIVVAIREALPNAKVKKGDVARAVIVRTAKEVRRADGSYIRFDNNSAVLVSAQGEPVGTRIFGPVARELRQKKFMKIISLAPEVL
- the rplF gene encoding 50S ribosomal protein L6 — its product is MSRIGRKPVQVPDKVKIELKDKVLHVEGPLGKLDAIIPAGMSVKVENGEAKVSRPDDARNNRGYQGLVRALLQNMVIGVTKGYERGLEINGVGYKAELKGDTVTFILGYTHSIELKIPKGIECIVDKAQTKVTIKGIDKQLVGQIAAQIRSYKKPEPYQGKGVKYAGEVIRRKVGKTGAK
- the rplX gene encoding 50S ribosomal protein L24, with product MARHVRKGDLVAVIAGKYKGQRGKILEVLVDKDRVRIEGIAPIKRHLKAGRDPKIPQGGIIDKFGTVHISNVLPIDPQSNKPTRVGYKKLEDNRKVRVARRSGEILSEAKQ
- the rpsE gene encoding 30S ribosomal protein S5, coding for MSGPSDERGEGEIVDRLVHLNRVAKVVKGGRRFSFSALVVAGDSNGKVGAGLGKANEVPEAIRKGFEQAKKNMFAVPISNGSIPHEVIGTYGAGQVVLRPASEGTGVIAGGAVRAVVESAGIRNVLSKSIGSRNPHNVVKATIDALKQLRSIEETAKRRGLNVEVLQSKSAAQA
- the rpmD gene encoding 50S ribosomal protein L30 codes for the protein MRHFEVKLKRSAYHWPKSQCETLKTLGLTKFGKTVYLKDTPAVRGILYKVVHAIEVAAHDGPPPKSHRQQRLRGCT
- the rplV gene encoding 50S ribosomal protein L22, which produces MGPQASLRHLRMAPRKVRLVIDMIRGKQVEDALNILTFSKKSAARPVAKLLKSAVANADVKGGFNLDRLLVDTVTVDEGPTLRRWLPRAMGRATRIHKRTSHVTLILVEGK
- the rplR gene encoding 50S ribosomal protein L18 codes for the protein MGIGRKLVGRERRHVRIRKKVFGTSERPRFNIFRSAKHIYAQIIDDVNGNTLVSSSTMSKSLRGQVTGKKVEQAKAIGMAVAEACKAKNIETVVFDRGGYRYHGRVKAIAEGAREGGLKF
- the rplP gene encoding 50S ribosomal protein L16; the encoded protein is MLSPAKMKYRKHQKGRIRGTALRGGSVSFGEWGLQALEAAFLTQRQLEAGRIAMTRHIKRGGRIWIRVFPDKPITSKPAETRMGKGKGSPEYWVAVIKPGRILYEMQGVTEEIAKEAFRLASHKLPFATRVIRRAD
- the rpsH gene encoding 30S ribosomal protein S8 — protein: MMHSDPVSDMLTRIRNGGRARHERIDISFSSLKLRIAEVLKQEGFIEDFRSISGKTPGQGVIEIELKYDYLRAPVIIGLKRVSHPSARQYLGVADLNKVRNGLGILILTTPKGVMTDRAARQARVGGEVLCAVW
- a CDS encoding type Z 30S ribosomal protein S14; translation: MAKTSKMVMATRKPKFKVRGHSRCPLCGRPRAYLRKFNMCRICFRNRALGGEIPGVIKASW
- the rplE gene encoding 50S ribosomal protein L5, with the protein product MAKDTQKKDEAGAKSKATSSAKSGGAKKAKGEAVKAKGADKKQSKSAKSASQQPAREAPPPRLLIRYRNEIVPNLVKEHGYKNVMQVPRITKVTINMGLGEAVSNPNAVTTSVEELGQIAGQKAVVTRARKSISNFKLRVGLSIGCMVTLRNARMWEFLDRLMNIAIPRVRDFKGVSGRAFDGRGNYSLGIREQIIFPEINYDKVDKVRGMNITITTTAKNDKEGKALLKHLGMPFRN
- the rpsQ gene encoding 30S ribosomal protein S17 translates to MISADPTNKEPTAPKASPKLRQGKVVKAKMQKSVVVEVTRRVKHPKYVKYVNERACYLAHDQSGECKAGDIVIIEETRPISKLKRWRIKEIVQRETSV
- the map gene encoding type I methionyl aminopeptidase — encoded protein: MRVANIHVAEILNLMFEAITPGISTWEIDRIARTALKKRGLRSPFLGYHGFPAVACISINEEIVHGIPKKSRLLKDGDIVSIDFGVVYDGYVGDSAKTVPVGTVSQEAQRLMQVTQESLELAIEKCTPECRLSDIGLVVEKHATQNSMSVIRDFVGHGVGTKMHEDPQVPNYYDGPKPRMRPGMVIAIEPMLSLGKHEIKILEDGWTAITKDYSLSAHFEHSIAITDGDPIVLSRL